In Nitrososphaerota archaeon, a single genomic region encodes these proteins:
- a CDS encoding Lrp/AsnC family transcriptional regulator: MEVGFVLLNCDLGAEEYLLDEIKQIPEVTQAYLTFGAYDIIIEIHAKSPEDFDKTVSNKIRRLSRVMSTMTLKVLASQTK; this comes from the coding sequence ATGGAAGTAGGTTTTGTTTTACTCAATTGCGACCTTGGTGCAGAAGAATACCTGCTAGACGAAATAAAGCAGATTCCAGAAGTAACGCAAGCATACCTGACATTTGGTGCATATGACATCATTATTGAGATCCATGCTAAATCACCAGAAGATTTTGACAAGACAGTATCCAACAAAATCCGAAGACTGTCGCGAGTCATGAGCACAATGACATTGAAGGTTCTTGCAAGTCAGACCAAATAA
- a CDS encoding thioredoxin domain-containing protein, with protein MVENKLAHETSPYLLQHAHNPVNWYPWGKEALEKAVNENKPIFLSVGYSSCHWCHVMEHESFENEEIAKTMNENFISIKVDREERPDLDDIYQKVCQMATGQGGWPLSVFLTPDQKPFYVGTYFPILDNYGRPGFGSLLLQLAQAWKEKPNDVKKASENFMQNLRGAEMVTTPATLEKAILDEAAMNLFQIADNAYGGFGQAPKFPNAANLSFLLRYAKISNISKFSEFVFKTLNKMAKGGIFDQIGGGFHRYSTDARWLVPHFEKMLYDNALLPIVYAEAYQLSKNSFYLDIIDKTLGFVLREMTSPEGGFYSALDADSEGEEGKFYVWSKKEINQILGKDADVFCLYYDVTDGGNFEGHTILNNSIAASAVAFHTGITEDTVRTILAESSRKLLEARSKRIRPSLDDKIITSWNALMISAFAKGYRVTDNPTYLKAAENCITFIEKNLLAGDSVLRTYKNGKAKLSAYLEDYAYLVNALVDLFEVKPDEKYLALAEKLAKYLVEHFWDEANSSFYFTADNHESLIIRPKNNYDLSMPSGNSVAANALLKLYHLTQNKKFHEISSKTMEAFAIMAAENPFGFGYLLNAIHLHLQNPTEITLLNPQNKTIYDDLTKRFLPESILVTIQSQVQMQALEKYQYFAGKQFENDTTVFVCKNFSCSLPLKTTSEIEKLLS; from the coding sequence TTGGTAGAAAATAAATTAGCACATGAGACCAGCCCATATCTTTTACAGCATGCACACAATCCGGTAAACTGGTACCCGTGGGGCAAAGAGGCACTAGAAAAGGCAGTAAATGAAAACAAGCCGATTTTTCTCTCAGTTGGATATAGCTCGTGCCACTGGTGTCACGTAATGGAGCACGAGTCATTTGAAAACGAAGAGATTGCCAAAACAATGAATGAGAATTTTATATCCATCAAAGTAGATAGGGAGGAGCGGCCTGATCTGGACGACATTTACCAAAAGGTCTGCCAGATGGCAACAGGACAAGGAGGCTGGCCGCTAAGCGTGTTTTTGACACCTGACCAAAAACCCTTCTATGTTGGGACATACTTTCCAATTTTAGATAATTATGGTAGGCCTGGCTTTGGAAGCTTATTGCTTCAACTGGCACAAGCCTGGAAGGAAAAACCAAATGACGTAAAAAAGGCATCAGAGAATTTTATGCAAAACCTTCGGGGAGCAGAAATGGTAACAACTCCTGCAACACTAGAAAAAGCAATTCTTGATGAGGCAGCAATGAATCTTTTTCAGATTGCTGATAACGCATATGGTGGGTTTGGTCAGGCGCCAAAATTTCCGAACGCCGCAAATCTTTCGTTTTTACTGCGATATGCAAAAATCTCCAATATATCAAAGTTCTCGGAATTTGTATTCAAGACACTGAACAAGATGGCTAAGGGCGGAATCTTTGATCAGATTGGTGGGGGGTTTCACCGCTACTCAACTGATGCACGCTGGCTTGTTCCACACTTTGAAAAGATGCTATATGATAACGCATTATTGCCAATTGTGTATGCCGAGGCATACCAGCTAAGCAAGAATTCATTCTATTTGGACATAATTGACAAAACTCTGGGATTTGTCTTGCGCGAGATGACCTCGCCAGAAGGTGGGTTCTACTCCGCATTGGATGCCGACTCTGAGGGTGAAGAAGGCAAATTCTATGTCTGGAGCAAAAAAGAGATCAACCAAATCTTGGGAAAAGACGCCGACGTGTTTTGTCTGTATTATGATGTTACAGATGGGGGCAACTTTGAGGGCCACACTATATTGAATAATTCAATTGCCGCATCTGCAGTCGCATTCCATACTGGAATCACCGAGGATACAGTAAGGACAATACTGGCCGAGTCCTCAAGAAAACTCCTAGAAGCACGCTCAAAGCGCATCCGACCAAGTCTTGATGACAAAATAATAACGTCCTGGAACGCATTGATGATATCTGCATTTGCCAAGGGCTACAGAGTAACTGACAATCCAACATACCTGAAGGCGGCAGAAAACTGTATTACATTCATCGAGAAAAACCTTCTAGCAGGCGACTCAGTTCTTAGAACATACAAAAACGGCAAGGCAAAACTATCTGCATATCTTGAGGATTATGCATATCTTGTCAATGCACTAGTTGATCTCTTTGAGGTAAAACCTGATGAAAAATATTTGGCACTGGCAGAAAAACTTGCAAAATATCTAGTTGAGCATTTCTGGGATGAGGCCAATTCTAGCTTTTACTTTACCGCCGACAATCACGAATCACTTATCATACGACCAAAGAACAACTATGATTTGTCGATGCCGTCTGGCAACTCTGTTGCAGCAAATGCATTGCTGAAACTATACCACCTGACGCAGAACAAAAAATTCCATGAGATATCTTCTAAAACAATGGAGGCATTTGCAATAATGGCCGCAGAAAACCCGTTTGGGTTTGGGTATTTACTAAATGCAATTCATCTACACCTGCAAAACCCAACTGAAATAACACTGTTAAACCCACAAAACAAAACCATCTATGATGATCTAACAAAACGATTCCTACCGGAATCAATTCTAGTCACAATACAAAGCCAAGTCCAGATGCAAGCCCTAGAAAAATATCAATACTTTGCTGGTAAACAATTTGAAAATGACACGACAGTATTTGTTTGTAAAAACTTTAGCTGCTCATTACCACTAAAAACCACATCTGAAATAGAAAAGTTACTTTCTTAG